DNA from Variovorax sp. V213:
GTGCGTGGCGACGAAAGGCGCCTCGGCCACTTCGCGATTGCCGATGGACGAGCCGTGCACGAAAGTCTCGTGCGTCAGGTCCATGAGGTTGTCGACCACCAGGCGGTAGTCGCAGTTCACGCGAATCATCTTGCCGTCGCCGGCCCAGGCCGCGTCGTCGTTCCAGTGCATGTCGGGCACCAGCGCCGGGTCGGCCTTGGCCGGGTCGCCGGGCCAGATCCAGACGAAACGGTGCTTCTCCACCACCGGGAAGCTGCGCACGCAGGCCGAGGGGTTCAGCGTCTCCTGGCTCGGCATGTGGGTACAGCGGCCCTGGCTGTTGTAGACGAGGCCGTGGTAGCCGCACACCACTTCGTCGCCTTCGAGCTTGCCCAGCGACAACGGCATGAGCCGATGCCAGCAGGCGTCTTCGAGCGCGGCAACCTGGCCGTCGGTACGGCGGAACAGCACCAGTTTTTCGTTGCAGATCGTGCGCGGCAGCAGCGCATGACGCACTTCGACGTCATAGGCGGCGGCATACCAGGCGTTGAGCGGAAAGGTGGTCGCGGGCGTTTT
Protein-coding regions in this window:
- a CDS encoding Rieske 2Fe-2S domain-containing protein, giving the protein MKTPATTFPLNAWYAAAYDVEVRHALLPRTICNEKLVLFRRTDGQVAALEDACWHRLMPLSLGKLEGDEVVCGYHGLVYNSQGRCTHMPSQETLNPSACVRSFPVVEKHRFVWIWPGDPAKADPALVPDMHWNDDAAWAGDGKMIRVNCDYRLVVDNLMDLTHETFVHGSSIGNREVAEAPFVATHGDRSATVTRWMENIDPPPFWGGQIRHARGYAGKVDRWQIIRFEGPCTVNIDVGVAEAGSGAVPKDGNPGDRSKGVNGYVLNTITPETDKTCLYFWAFARNYCLGEQRLTHELREGVAGIFREDELVLEAQQKAMDERPDHQFYNLNIDAGSMWARRLIDRMVEKEKPARAAIPIHPAETQTA